A region of Stegostoma tigrinum isolate sSteTig4 chromosome 3, sSteTig4.hap1, whole genome shotgun sequence DNA encodes the following proteins:
- the LOC125451282 gene encoding leucine rich adaptor protein 1-like: MEECVVLELKDIENKVGRKVPESLLRSLRENQQGLYKEEKVALSNTGTLSNCSALERLETKIQILKRDMARLRAIDVKLMHQLLSINEGIESIKWMMEEKGNVTSRGSSLTSSLYSLAESQSTSLQGSWNSLQDGSDGLDEISVGSYLDTLADLPGHCTSSDLDPFSDECVTADSLTGESINKESRNDSDDGYYYFG, translated from the exons ATGGAGGAGTGTGTTGTGCTAGAATTGAAGGACATAGAGAACAAGGTGGGACGCAAGGTTCCCGAGAGCCTGCTGCGGTCACTGCGAGAGAATCAGCAGGGCCTGTACAAGGAAGAGAAAGTCGCTCTTTCAAACACGGGGACACTAAGTAACTGCAGCGCGCTGGAGAGACTGGAGACTAAGATTCAGATATTGAAGCGAGACATG GCTCGCCTCAGGGCAATCGATGTTAAATTGATGCATCAGTTATTGTCCATCAACGAAGGTATTGAATCGATTAAGTGGATGATGGAGGAGAAAGGCAATGTGACAAGCAGGGGGAGCAGCTTGACGAGCAGTCTGTATAGCTTGGCGGAAAGCCAGAGCACTTCACTCCAAGGCAGCTGGAATAGCCTGCAAGATGGCAGTGATGGGCTTGATGAAATCTCTGTGGGGAGCTACCTGGACACGCTGGCTGACTTGCCAGGTCACTGCACATCCTCTGACTTAGATCCCTTCTCGGACGAATGTGTAACAGCAGATTCACTTACCGGTGAATCTATCAATAAGGAATCCAGAAATGATTCTGATGATGGATATTATTATTTTGGATAA